The Mucilaginibacter rubeus genomic interval TCCCAATCTGTTTGCTCCCGGAAAAGAACTTCTTAGTATCCCATCAAGCACCAACACGAACACGATAACCTATATAGGCCGCCTGGAAGTTAGAAAAGGGCTTGTAAAGCTGGCAGCTGCCCTGTCAATCGTTTTAAAAGCCAAACCATTTATCAAGGTCAAATTCGTAGGTGGGATACAAAAATCGCCTGTTAAAGGCCTTGATATGAAAGAGTATCTGCTTGAGAAACTGAAAGATTACCGCGACAACCTGGAATTTACCCTGGTACCGGCCCACCAAATTGCAGAAGTTTACGCCAATACCGACATTTGCGTTTTTCCGAGTATCTGGGAAAATTTCCCATACAGCTGCCTTGAGGCTATGAGCGCCGCGCGTGGCATTGTAGCCAGCCGTGAGGGTGGCATGAAAGATATGCTTGAAGATTGCGACGGAGGCCTGCTTATTGATCCTTCAAACCACACCGAGATAGCGAAGGAACTTATCCGCTTAATTGACAATCCGGATCTGCGGGTAAAGCTGGGAGAAAACGCAAGGAAAAAAGTAGCTACAGCATATAGTAACGAGAAAATCGGAGCGCTTTTAGAAGAGAATTATAGCAAGCTTATTTAAAATAACAGCCCATTTTACAAGTCATGTACCTCTCCGTCGTTATACCGACTTATAACCCGAACCGCGAACGGCTTCTGGCAACAATTGAAGGGCTCAAAAAACAAAACGCAGCGCCCGAAGCCTGGGAGCTCATCTTAGTAGATAATAACTCAAACAATAAAGTTATTGATGAGATTTCATTACAGTGGAAAGCTACAGCCAGGGTGGTTATCGAAAAAAACCAGGGGCTAACTTATGCCCGTTTAAGAGGTGTGGATGAAGCTAAGGGTGATATTGTAATTTTTGTAGATGATGATAATATTTTGGGCGAAAGCTATGTTCAAAATACGATTACTATTTTTACTGATCACCCAAACATAGGTGCTATAGGCGGAAAATCACTTCCTGAA includes:
- a CDS encoding glycosyltransferase family 4 protein, producing the protein MKIAYISYEYPPDTAVGGIATYVHQVSRMMLARGHTVEVFCASTHRTISEVVDGIKVNRVLCTDREIFHTIILPFFETANEAGKFDLMESPEFSGDGLSIKRNFMHIPLVVRLHIPWFLVDIINNHYLTYLQKCRFMLSGIIRGKLYRRFWKPRNTKTDPDYLTTMLADQIHTPSISLGDIVARKWRIDRNRILNIPNLFAPGKELLSIPSSTNTNTITYIGRLEVRKGLVKLAAALSIVLKAKPFIKVKFVGGIQKSPVKGLDMKEYLLEKLKDYRDNLEFTLVPAHQIAEVYANTDICVFPSIWENFPYSCLEAMSAARGIVASREGGMKDMLEDCDGGLLIDPSNHTEIAKELIRLIDNPDLRVKLGENARKKVATAYSNEKIGALLEENYSKLI